From the Pseudobdellovibrionaceae bacterium genome, one window contains:
- a CDS encoding cysteine desulfurase: MKSLVYLDNNATTPLAPFLKNPLIQKMEEWGNPSSVHYAGRGPKKIIREARQNLAKLLKVSPLELIFTSGGSEANNLALQGIFFSQILPHLLSSFKNKDTVFRNRFIISAVEHPSVFKTAEYLKTFGLKLDILPINKNGQVDLNQLQSLLGEDVAMASIMYANNETGHIFPINKISKMLKSCGALLHCDAVQAFGKLPLNLNTLGADLVSFSSHKVYSLKGSGLLYVKKGVHLNALIQGGGQERFRRAGTENTLSIASLGLMAEHMLKEKLISNYFTQMQNLRDFMEEEIIKNIKIATIIGKDCARLPNTSNILFSNLNGDSLLVSLDLKSISLSTGSACSSGSSEPSSVLKAMGYSDEQANSSLRISLGWQTSKKDIVFFVKELIAVVKHLSQL; encoded by the coding sequence ATGAAGTCTTTAGTCTATCTTGATAATAATGCAACCACTCCCTTAGCTCCCTTTTTAAAAAATCCTTTAATTCAAAAAATGGAAGAATGGGGCAACCCCAGTTCTGTTCATTATGCAGGTAGAGGGCCTAAAAAAATTATACGCGAGGCTCGTCAAAATTTAGCAAAATTGCTAAAAGTCAGTCCTTTAGAGCTAATTTTTACCTCGGGAGGTAGCGAAGCCAACAACTTAGCTTTGCAAGGCATTTTTTTCTCTCAGATATTACCACACTTATTATCTTCTTTTAAAAATAAGGATACTGTTTTTCGTAATCGATTTATTATTAGTGCAGTAGAACACCCTAGCGTTTTTAAAACAGCAGAATATTTAAAAACATTTGGACTAAAGTTAGATATATTACCGATAAATAAAAACGGGCAAGTGGATTTAAATCAGTTGCAATCTTTATTGGGCGAGGATGTAGCTATGGCCTCTATAATGTATGCCAATAACGAAACGGGTCATATCTTTCCTATTAATAAAATTAGTAAAATGCTAAAAAGCTGTGGTGCTTTGTTACATTGCGATGCTGTTCAAGCCTTTGGTAAGTTACCATTAAATTTAAACACATTGGGTGCCGACCTTGTTTCTTTTTCTTCTCATAAAGTGTATAGCCTAAAAGGCTCGGGTTTATTATATGTAAAAAAAGGTGTGCATTTAAATGCTTTAATTCAAGGTGGAGGGCAAGAACGCTTTAGAAGGGCGGGCACAGAAAATACTTTGTCCATAGCCTCTTTGGGGTTAATGGCCGAACATATGTTAAAAGAAAAGCTAATTTCTAATTATTTTACACAAATGCAAAATTTGCGTGATTTTATGGAAGAAGAAATTATAAAAAACATTAAAATCGCTACAATTATCGGAAAAGATTGCGCAAGGTTACCCAATACTTCTAATATTTTATTTTCTAATTTAAATGGCGATAGCTTGTTAGTTAGTTTAGATTTAAAATCTATAAGTTTAAGCACCGGATCGGCGTGTAGCTCGGGCAGTTCCGAACCTAGCTCGGTATTAAAAGCCATGGGTTATAGTGATGAACAAGCCAATTCGTCTTTGCGTATTAGTTTAGGGTGGCAAACCAGCAAAAAAGATATTGTATTTTTTGTTAAAGAGTTAATTGCTGTGGTAAAACATTTAAGCCAATTGTAA